The Streptomyces uncialis genomic interval CCGACCTGTCCATCGACGCCGGGCTCACGCTGCCCTTCGACGATCCCGCGATGGACATCCGCCTCCAGACCACGGTCGCCCCCGGCGGCCGGTGCACCATCGCCAGCCGTGACGGAACCTCAGGCCCCTGGCGGGAACTGGTCCACTGCCGGGTACAGCGACTCACCCTGCCGCAGCCGCCTCCGCTGGACCTGGCCGCCATCCGGGCCAGGACCACCCGCCGCCAGACCCGAGAGGAGCACTACGCCACCTGCGCCCGTGCCCAGTTGCCCTACGGGCCGGCGTTCCGGCCGCTGACCGCACTGGCGGTCGGCGAGACCGAGGTGCTCGCCGACTTCACGGCTCCCGTCCCCCCGTCCGGCCGGCACACCGCCGACGTGAGCGTGCTGGACGGCGCCCTCCAGTCGGGCGTGCCGCTGCTGGCCACCGAGGGCGACACGGTGGTGCCCTACCTGCCCTCCGGGTTCGCCGCCGTACGGTCGTGGACGGACCTGCCCGCCACCGGACACGTACACGTCACGGGTCGGCGCGGGGACCGGACCGAGCACACCTGGGATCTGACCGTCACGGACACCGACGGCAACGTGGCCCTGGAAGCGATCGGCTGCCGGCTGCGCCGCTTCAACGCCGCCGAACCGGCCGCCCCCTCGCTGCTGGCCGAAGTCCTGCGCGCCGCCCCCCTGCCCGGCACCTCGGCACGCCCCACCCCGCTGCCCTCCCCGCAGGAGACGGCCGCCGCAGACATCTGGCCGGATGGACCCGGCGACCAGCACCTGCACGACTTGACCCACTTCCGCACCGGTGTGGTGGACACCGCCGCCCACAGCATCGCCCGCGCCCTCACCGACATCCTCGGCGCGGACCGACCTCTCAGCGTCCCGGCGGTGCTCGCCACCGGAGTCCACCCCAAGCACTCCCGCTGGCTCACCGCACTGTGCCGCCTGGCCGAGGCACGCGGGGTCCTGCGCGCTACCGGACAGGACACCTGGCGGATCGCCACCGAACCCGCACTCGAACGCATCGTCCAGGAAACACTCACCGCCCACCCCTCCATCGGCGCGGCCCTGTACCCCTACGCGGTCACCGGACTCCACTACGCGGACATCCTGCATGGCCGGATCGACCCCCTGGAATTCCTCTTCTCCGTCGACAACCTCGCCTCACGGGTCTACGACTTCACCCCCAACCTGGTCTACCAGTACCGGCTGGCCCGCAATCTGCTGCGGGCGTCCCTGAAGAACTGGCCGCCGGGCCGGCCGCTGCGGGTGCTGGAGGTCGGAGCCGGCACCGGCGGGCTGACCGCCGCCGTCCTGCCCGTGCTGCCTCCCGAGCTCACCCGCTTCACCTGCACCGACATCTCGCCCGCCTTCTTCCCGCACTGCCGCGAACGCCTCGCCGCCCACGACTTCGTCGACTACCTGCGCCTGGACCTCGACCAGGACCCCACTGAGCAGGGCTTCACCCCGGGCAGCTTCGACATCGTCCTGGCCGCAAACGCCCTGCACACCGCCCGTGACATGGACCGCACCATGCGCTACGTCTCCGGTCTGCTGGCCGACCACGGCCACCTCCTGGCGATCGAGTCGCACAACCACGACGTCGCCACCCCCGTCTTCGGCATGCTCGACAGCTATTGGGACTACGAGGACACAGCACGGCGTCCCGACGGCCCCATGCTGTCCTGGGAGGAATGGCGCACCCTGCTGGAAGCCAGCGGTTTCGATACCCCGGTCCAGCTCGGCGACCACGCCGATCCGGACCTGCGCGACTACTCCCTCATCCTCGCCGCCGCCTCACCGCACCAGGACACCAAGGCCCCGGGACCGGCCCACCCGGCACCCGAGCGGACCGACCCGCAGGACACGACCCGCTGGCTCATCGCCGCCACGGGCACCGCCCACGGCCGAAACGCCGCTCTCGCCCGCGAACTCGCCGAGACCCTGCCCAACAGCCCCGGCCTCCCCCATGGCACACAGCTCATCGAGGACGCCGACGACCCCGGCTCCTGGACCAAGGCGATGCGGTCCTCACCCGGACCCACCTCCCTCGTCCTCATCGGCGGCGACGAACACGACAGGACGACGGAGCAGGACACAGATCCGCAGGCACTCACCGACGAGGCCATCCGCCAACTGGGCACCCTGCGAACCCTCGCCCAGGTCCATCAGCACCACACCGACACCGACCGGACCGGTCTGTGGCTCATCACCCGCAGCACCGCCCACACCCCGGAACACCCTCCCGGCGAACCGGTCGCCGCCGCGCTCTGGGGAGCCGCACGAAGCCTGGCCAACGAGTTGCCGACCACCCCGGTGCACCGCATCTCTCTCCCCCTGCCGGAGGGATCCCCCGACCCGGTCGACGCGCTGGTCGCCGAACTGAGCACGCCGACCGAGGAGGAAGAAGTCCTCCTCACCCCCGAAGGGCGCTTCGTTCCCCGAGTGCAGAACCTCCCCGCCCCCACCCGCCCCAGCAGCCACGGAACCTCCCAGCGGTTCACCCTCGAAGTCCCCGCCTGCGTACCGCACTACGAATTGCGCTGGAAGGCGGTCCCGCCCCTGGTACCGCCACCCGGCCAGGTGGTGATCGCCGTCGAAGCGGCAGCCCTGAACTACCGGGACATCATGACCGTGACCGGCCGGGTGCCCGCACCCCCCAGAGCCCCCGACGATCCGACCAGCCCCCTGGGGATGGACTGCGCGGGAACCGTCCAAGCCGTCGCCGACGATGTCACCACCCCTTCGGTGGGGGACAGGGTCGCCGGGATCAAGGTGGGCTGTTTCGGCTCCCACGCGGTGCTGCGCGCCGACCGGCTCATCCCCGTACCCGACACCCTGCGCAGCACGGAAGCGGTCACCCTGCCCGGCGTCTTCATCACCGTGGAGCTCGCCCTGCGCCATCTGGCCCACCTGAGCCGGAACGAAACCCTGCTCGTCCACTCGGGCGCCGGCGGCGTGGGAATGCTCGCCGTCCAGTACGCACAGCGTGTCGGCGCCACCGTCATCGCCACCGCCGGCACCCCCGGCAAACGGGACCTGCTCCGCCTCCTCGGCGTCCGCCACGTCCTGGACTCCCACACCCTCGAATTCGCCGATCAGATCCGTGAGATCACAGGCGGCGAAGGCGTCGACGTCGTCCTCAACTCCCTCGCCGGGGAAGCTCTCGCCCGTAGTGTCAAACTTCTCAAACCCCACGGCCGCTTCATCGAACTGGGCAAACGGGACTTCCTTGCCGACAGCCCGCTCCTCCTCGCCCCCTTCCTGAACAACCTCACCTTCTTCGGCGTCGACGTCGCCCCCCTGCTCACCGAGTACTCGCCCAGCGGCGACGCCCTCGTCCGCTCCCTGGCCGACGCCGTACGGACCGGCACCGCGCACCCGCCGCCCCACCAGGTGTTCCCCGCCTCCCGCATCGGCGAGGCATTCCAATCCATGGAACGGTCGCGTCACATCGGCAAAGTCGTCATCGACCTCACCGACACCGTCCCCGTACACACCGCACCCGACCCGGCCCCCCTCGACCCCGACGCCGACTACCTCATCACCGGCGGCCTCGGCGGCTTCGGCGCGGCCACCGCCCGCCACCTCGCCGGCCGGGGAGCCCGCCATCTCACCCTCGTCAGCCGCAGAGGCCCCGACGCCCCCGAAGCGGAAGCACTCCTCGCCGATCTGCGGCACGGCGGCGTCAGCGTCACCGCCCACGCCGCCGACGCCGGTGACTACGAGGCGATGGACACCATCGTCACCGGTATCACCGCCGCGGGCAGACGTCTGGCCGGAGTGGTGCACGCCGCGATGGTCCTCGACGACGCCCCGTTCACCGAGTTGACCGACGAGCGCCTCACGAAGGTCCTCGCGCCCAAACTCACCGGCGCCCTCATCCTGGACCGGCTCACCAGCGGACTCGATCTGGACTTCCTGGCCCTCTACAGCTCCGTCACCGCGCTCACCGGCAACACCACGCAGGCCGCCTACAGTGCCGCGAACCTGGCTATGGAAAGCCTCGCCCGCAGACGCAGGCGCGAGGGCGCACCCGTACTCGCCATCCAGTTCGGGGTCATCTCCGACGCCGGGTTCGTCCACCGCGACCAGACCGGCGGGACCCTGGCCGCCCGGGGAATGACCGGCACCACCGCCCGCGAAGCCCTCCAGAACCTGGACCGGCTCCTCGCCCAACCTCCCGTATATCTGCCCAGCCCCGCCATCGCCCTCACCCACATGGACTGGGCCACCGCCGCCGGCTTCGTCAGCACCCTCACCGCCCCCCGGACCGCCGGACTCCTGCCCCCGCAGGACGACACGGCCACTCCCCTCCTCCGTGAACAACTCACCCACGCCGACCCGGAAGAAGCAGCCGACCTCGTCGAGAACGCCCTGCGTGAGCTCCTCGCCGCGACCCTCAGAACCACCCCCGACCACATCCGCACCAACCGCCGCCTCGACCAGATGGGCGTCGACTCCCTCATGGCCACCGAACTCAGCACCGCCATACGCAACACCTTCGCCTGCGAACTCCCACCCGTCGAACTCACCAACGCCGCCGACCTCACCGCCATCACCCACCGCGTCCTCACCCGCCTCAACCTCCAGCAGGAACCCACCCCTGGCCCGTCTTCGCAGACCTGAAATGCCGGATGCTCCTCATCAGGACCGCTCAGCTCCTCACCTCGCCGAAGGATCCGGCCCCGGGATCGGGCTGCCGACGTTGAGAGGCCGACCTGGTCGCCGTTGGCCCGCAGCGATCACGCCGCGCCCGTGATGCCCGGAACCGCGACGCTGCGGGAGGCATCACGAATGTTCCCGGTACCCCTGCGTTCGTCGTGCACCGAGCCTCCCTCTCGGGCGGCCGGAGAGTCACCGTGCGCGGCAGCGGCCGGGGCGAGATCCTCGGAACCGCCTACAGCGGCCACGACCTGGTCGTGTTCCTTGCGGGTGCCGGCGTCGCCGGACCCGAGGCCGTCCCGGACGACCCGCAGTGGGGGGAGTGGCGCGGCGGCCATGCCCATGAGTTCGGCGCCGGCCGAGTACGTGCTCTTGACCCGGGACTGCCGTGGGCCACCGGCTGGAATTGTCGCCTCGGGGTTCAGATGTGAGAGCTCGTGGCCGAAGAACGGGGTACGCCGATCTTCCCCTCCGGCCCCGGGCGTTCCGGGTCCCGCTGCATCCCTGCCGGTTGCGGAGTGCCGAGTCGCACCGTGAGGTATCCGGCGGTCAGTGCGGACAGGGTTGTGTACGGGCCGGTGTGTTCGTCGCGGGTGAGGACGGCGATCGCGGTGTCCTGTTCTGGGAGGCGGACCAGAAAGGAGCGGTGGCCGGGATTGTCGCCGTGGTGGAAACGGGCCGGGTGCCCGGCCAGGGTTTCGATGAACACGTCGTAGCCGTACCCCGAGACGGCCAGCGGCGACGGAAACCGGATACGTGGGACGGCACGCGGGGTGAACATCGCGTTCAGGGAACCGCGGGTGAGAAGCTCTCCCCGTTCCAGCGCAACCACGAAATCCGTCACGGCGGCACATCATGGCTGCTCAATCAGTTCAAGGGAAAACCGCTTCGTGCGGCCTGACAGCAGGACCAACGGCATCACAGCTCGTCGATCAACCGCGCATACATGAACATGTCCCGGCGTGCGTCCCCCACCTGTTGCCATCCACGCAGCACCGAGCGCGACCCGCGCGGAGCAACCTCACCGCTGCTTCATCAATGACGACAGAGGGTGTCGGGTTTACGGCCGACGATGGACGTATGCGCGAAACCCCGGAAGAACTCGACAAGCTCCAGTCCCTCCTCGACTCCTCCCTCTCCGGCTCGACCGCACACCTCCGCTCGATCGTCGAGGGCCGCACCATCACGGCGGCGCAGCTCACCGGGGTCCTCACCGGCATGTGCACGCTCGCCCTCTCCACGGTGACCGCGAAGGGCGAACCGCGGATCAGCGGCGCCGACGGGCACTTCCTGCACGGCCGGTGGCACTTCGGCACGGCGCGCAACGCCGCCAAGGCGCGTCATCTCGCGGCCCGTCCGGCCGCCAGCGTCGCGCACATGCGCGGCGAGGACCTCGGCGTGTTCACCCACGGCACGGTGGAGGAGATGAACCCCGAGGACGCCGGGACCACGGCCGACTGGCAGGAACTCCGCGCCTACTTGAAGGACTTCTACAACGACGACGCCTTCGACTGGAACCGCGAGGTCGTCTACTACCGGCTGAACCCGCACTGGACGACCGTCTACGCCCCCGACCTCGACAAGCTCACCGGCCCGTGACGCCGGGACCGTCGACGAGGACCTGCACCTGCGCGTACGTGGGTGCGGGGCCGGTCGACGGCGCGCCCTCGCGTACCGCCGGCACCGTGGCGACAGCCTCGCCCAGCGCCCGCCGGTACAACAGCGACCCGAGGCTGCCCCGCCCCCAAGCTCTCAACTCCGCTTCGCTGCGCTCGAGCAGGGGGCCGCTCGGCGTCTTGCACCGGTCGGAGCGGGGAACCGTGTACTTGTGCAGTGCCGCCTGCGGGCCGAACGCGCCCAACAGCGCCTGCTCCTTGCCCACCTTGATGCGCTGGCGGGAGGTGGCCGAGACGTACGTGAGGCCCGAGATGATGTCGTGCCGCACCTGGAAGGCGTAGCGGAGCTTGTAGTGGCTGCCCTCGGTGAGGGTGAACCCCTTCTCCTTCAGTTCGGCGAGCGCCTGCGGGTCGTCCAGCTGCCAGGTGGTCGGGGTGCCGCCCTCGCTCTCCAGGGTCAGCGACCGGAGGACCAGCCGCCGTCCGTCGTCCGCCGCCTGCGCCACCGTGCTGCTCGTCTCCTGCTCGGGCATGTCGTCTCCCTCGGTTGTCGGGCCGGGCCGGCCGGGTGCGCGGCCCGCATCGCAGGAGAACACGGTGGTCTCCCCTGCTTCCGGCCCTCGCCGGGCCATGGCCCGGGCCCCGCCCCGTTGATCTGGAATCCGCCGGCCGTACCCGCCTGGCGTGCCGTTGCTCCTCACCGGGGCTGTCCGGCCGGGCG includes:
- a CDS encoding SDR family NAD(P)-dependent oxidoreductase, with product MAAHSIRQNGRGAPTRGEAAMSAEYPARSTEPQDAVAVVGLGFRVPGAINSREDLWRTLNAGKDVLTPVPPERFDPERFFDQDTQHEGKTYSTTGAFLDDISGFDADYFGISPKEASRVDPQQRLLLECTVEAFDDAQLDSAALAGSDTAVIIGVSDRNYYELQVRRLRTINAYAMSGSASCNTANRISYVFDFHGPSFAVDSACSSTLTAVHHACEAIRTGRSTLAVAGGVNVMLNPADFIGFSKASMLSRTGRCHPFSAGADGYVRGEGVGVFVLKALRAAIADGDRIEAVIVASAVNDDGTTSGLSLPSATSQQELLESVYTRAGIDPERVAYVEAHGTGTPAGDPLECQALGRALGSRRAQPLLIGSVKSTLGHLEAASGVAGLLKAMLVLRHETIPATLHALPLNDEIDFTGLGLEPVTSPRPLPLAPDGVLGVNSFGFGGANVHVVLRAAPVAAPVDSGRGEADSTRGEGELPVMTSGATEAAANETARLLADHLESVPDDFYDIAYTSCLRRTRREHRAVVLASDAARAAAGLRALAAGDEPVAGSARGTAERDGSSVGFVFSGNGSQWPGMARDLLAADEAFLSEVALIDGELLPRLGWSVLEALRRPVGAPELERTEVAQPLLFAVQGGLVASLAAAGITPAGVTGHSVGDVAAAYCSGALSRAAACQVIAERSRAQSRTAGSGRMAAIGLGPAAAQEALIPFGERLVIAGINGPDAVTVSGATAAIAELGRALEAREVFFRELPLDYAFHSASMDPVREVLLDSLQDLPGRPSRIPMVSSTTGRVVDGPDLDAEYWWRNIREPVRFTDALDTLLDGGCTVLVEIGPHAALTPYLRTGTVRRPEQVTVLSTLLRDQAGPPLIRSAIAAVLATGATTDWTPFFPVRGRAVPLPAYPWQRERHWSGEPSWWEESAQQDAPARKHPLLGERLPTLDPAWHQQLEPGPLAWLTDHKVGSAVVLPAAAYVDVALTAGENALDAAAEVTDLSIDAGLTLPFDDPAMDIRLQTTVAPGGRCTIASRDGTSGPWRELVHCRVQRLTLPQPPPLDLAAIRARTTRRQTREEHYATCARAQLPYGPAFRPLTALAVGETEVLADFTAPVPPSGRHTADVSVLDGALQSGVPLLATEGDTVVPYLPSGFAAVRSWTDLPATGHVHVTGRRGDRTEHTWDLTVTDTDGNVALEAIGCRLRRFNAAEPAAPSLLAEVLRAAPLPGTSARPTPLPSPQETAAADIWPDGPGDQHLHDLTHFRTGVVDTAAHSIARALTDILGADRPLSVPAVLATGVHPKHSRWLTALCRLAEARGVLRATGQDTWRIATEPALERIVQETLTAHPSIGAALYPYAVTGLHYADILHGRIDPLEFLFSVDNLASRVYDFTPNLVYQYRLARNLLRASLKNWPPGRPLRVLEVGAGTGGLTAAVLPVLPPELTRFTCTDISPAFFPHCRERLAAHDFVDYLRLDLDQDPTEQGFTPGSFDIVLAANALHTARDMDRTMRYVSGLLADHGHLLAIESHNHDVATPVFGMLDSYWDYEDTARRPDGPMLSWEEWRTLLEASGFDTPVQLGDHADPDLRDYSLILAAASPHQDTKAPGPAHPAPERTDPQDTTRWLIAATGTAHGRNAALARELAETLPNSPGLPHGTQLIEDADDPGSWTKAMRSSPGPTSLVLIGGDEHDRTTEQDTDPQALTDEAIRQLGTLRTLAQVHQHHTDTDRTGLWLITRSTAHTPEHPPGEPVAAALWGAARSLANELPTTPVHRISLPLPEGSPDPVDALVAELSTPTEEEEVLLTPEGRFVPRVQNLPAPTRPSSHGTSQRFTLEVPACVPHYELRWKAVPPLVPPPGQVVIAVEAAALNYRDIMTVTGRVPAPPRAPDDPTSPLGMDCAGTVQAVADDVTTPSVGDRVAGIKVGCFGSHAVLRADRLIPVPDTLRSTEAVTLPGVFITVELALRHLAHLSRNETLLVHSGAGGVGMLAVQYAQRVGATVIATAGTPGKRDLLRLLGVRHVLDSHTLEFADQIREITGGEGVDVVLNSLAGEALARSVKLLKPHGRFIELGKRDFLADSPLLLAPFLNNLTFFGVDVAPLLTEYSPSGDALVRSLADAVRTGTAHPPPHQVFPASRIGEAFQSMERSRHIGKVVIDLTDTVPVHTAPDPAPLDPDADYLITGGLGGFGAATARHLAGRGARHLTLVSRRGPDAPEAEALLADLRHGGVSVTAHAADAGDYEAMDTIVTGITAAGRRLAGVVHAAMVLDDAPFTELTDERLTKVLAPKLTGALILDRLTSGLDLDFLALYSSVTALTGNTTQAAYSAANLAMESLARRRRREGAPVLAIQFGVISDAGFVHRDQTGGTLAARGMTGTTAREALQNLDRLLAQPPVYLPSPAIALTHMDWATAAGFVSTLTAPRTAGLLPPQDDTATPLLREQLTHADPEEAADLVENALRELLAATLRTTPDHIRTNRRLDQMGVDSLMATELSTAIRNTFACELPPVELTNAADLTAITHRVLTRLNLQQEPTPGPSSQT
- a CDS encoding serine hydrolase: MTDFVVALERGELLTRGSLNAMFTPRAVPRIRFPSPLAVSGYGYDVFIETLAGHPARFHHGDNPGHRSFLVRLPEQDTAIAVLTRDEHTGPYTTLSALTAGYLTVRLGTPQPAGMQRDPERPGPEGKIGVPRSSATSSHI
- a CDS encoding pyridoxamine 5'-phosphate oxidase family protein, producing the protein MRETPEELDKLQSLLDSSLSGSTAHLRSIVEGRTITAAQLTGVLTGMCTLALSTVTAKGEPRISGADGHFLHGRWHFGTARNAAKARHLAARPAASVAHMRGEDLGVFTHGTVEEMNPEDAGTTADWQELRAYLKDFYNDDAFDWNREVVYYRLNPHWTTVYAPDLDKLTGP
- a CDS encoding rho GDP-dissociation inhibitor codes for the protein MPEQETSSTVAQAADDGRRLVLRSLTLESEGGTPTTWQLDDPQALAELKEKGFTLTEGSHYKLRYAFQVRHDIISGLTYVSATSRQRIKVGKEQALLGAFGPQAALHKYTVPRSDRCKTPSGPLLERSEAELRAWGRGSLGSLLYRRALGEAVATVPAVREGAPSTGPAPTYAQVQVLVDGPGVTGR